Proteins encoded in a region of the Vicia villosa cultivar HV-30 ecotype Madison, WI linkage group LG5, Vvil1.0, whole genome shotgun sequence genome:
- the LOC131606117 gene encoding putative UPF0481 protein At3g02645, with protein MSSLRSTMSYNSKSNFDELRWVIHIRKTLEEEFEEEDGELCVTIFNVPKLLMASDPDSYVPQQVAIGPYHYWRPELYEMQSYKLGATKRFLKSLQTLKLDKLVDQLTKFEQRVRACYHKFLDLNGETMVWMMIVDASFLLELLQIYAMQEGVTKRVVSSSMSHLVDYAGRKSAHNAMLRDIVMLENQIPLFVLRKLLELKFSSLEAADEMLIFMFIGLFKQISPFKMIAEYPNIKVSESAHLLDFFYDMIVPKSETDHDIAIDVEIQEEDEQDHKGIDENSKGESSYVKQSFNEIWKILSKLNKGPMQLLKRALVSKPLKVLVKFPWKIITNLPGGKLLKQPIEYLFFSKEKGDEENQENENSSNFINKPPLIEEITIPCVKELVNSGIQFFPTNDGNISSINFDVKTRTFYLPIISLDVNTEVFLRNLVAYESSVGSGPLVITRYTELMNGIIDSEDDAKILREKGIILSHLKSDKEVANMWNGMSKSLRLSRVLFLDKTIEDVNKFYNSRMKVKMWKFMKSYVFGSWKILTFLAAIFLLLLMAVQAFCSVYTCSRFFESTLQQSD; from the coding sequence ATGTCTTCTCTAAGGTCCACTATGTCATATAACTCCAAATCAAACTTTGATGAACTTAGATGGGTGATTCATATTAGAAAAACCCTTGAAGAAGAATTTGAAGAGGAAGATGGTGAATTATGTGTAACCATTTTCAATGTGCCAAAGCTTCTTATGGCTAGTGATCCAGATTCATATGTTCCACAACAAGTTGCAATTGGTCCTTACCATTATTGGCGACCAGAACTCTATGAAATGCAAAGTTACAAGCTTGGAGCAACTAAAAGATTCTTAAAATCATTACAAACTCTCAAGCTAGACAAGCTTGTTGACCAATTGACAAAGTTTGAACAAAGGGTTAGAGCATGTTACCACAAATTCTTGGATTTGAACGGCGAAACGATGGTGTGGATGATGATTGTTGATGCATCATTCTTACTTGAGTTACTTCAAATTTATGCCATGCAAGAAGGTGTAACGAAAAGGGTAGTTTCGTCGAGCATGTCACATTTGGTGGATTATGCTGGAAGAAAATCTGCTCATAATGCTATGTTGAGAGACATTGTCATGTTAGAGAATCAAATTCCATTATTTGTTTTGAGAAAATTGCTCGAGCTCAAGTTTTCGTCACTCGAGGCGGCCGATGAAATGCTGATTTTCATGTTTATTggtttgtttaaacaaatttcacCTTTCAAGATGATTGCGGAGTATCCAAACATTAAAGTCTCAGAAAGTGCGCATTTGTTAGATTTCTTTTATGACATGATTGTCCCTAAATCAGAAACCGATCATGATATTGCTATTGATGTTGagattcaagaagaagatgaacaagatcaCAAAGGAATTGATGAAAACTCAAAAGGTGAGTCTAGTTATGTGAAGCAATCATTCAATGAAATTTGGAAGATTCTTTCAAAACTTAACAAAGGACCTATGCAATTACTAAAAAGGGCACTTGTATCAAAACCTTTGAAAGTTCTTGTCAAGTTTCCTTGGAAAATCATAACCAATCTTCCGGGAGGTAAACTTCTTAAACAACCtattgaatatttatttttctcaaaagaaaaaggtgatgaagaaaatcaagaaaatgaaaattctagtaactttaTTAACAAGCCACCTTTGATTGAAGAAATCACCATTCCTTGTGTTAAAGAACTCGTAAATTCGGGGATTCAATTTTTTCCTACGAATGATGGAAACATATCAAGTATTAACTTTGATGTGAAAACAAGAACGTTTTACCTTCCTATAATTAGTTTGGATGTTAATACCGAAGTTTTTCTTCGAAACCTGGTTGCGTATGAATCATCGGTTGGATCAGGGCCGTTGGTTATAACCCGTTACACCGAATTGATGAATGGAATTATAGACTCGGAGGATGATGCAAAGATTCTAAGAGAGAAAGGGATTATTTTAAGTCACTTAAAGAGTGATAAAGAAGTTGCTAACATGTGGAATGGAATGAGTAAGTCATTGAGATTGTCAAGGGTTTTGTTTTTGGACAAGACTATTGAAGATGTGAACAAGTTTTATAATAGTAGAATGAAGGTGAAAATGTGGAAATTTATGAAGTCTTATGTGTTTGGTTCATGGAAGATCTTAACATTTTTAGCTGCAATTTTCTTGTTGCTTTTGATGGCTGTGCAAGCTTTTTGCTCAGTTTATACTTGTAGTCGCTTCTTTGAATCAACATTACAACAAAGTGATTGA